TTTGTTCTACCAGATAGTCCCGATCGGATTATGACCGCATTACGTGCAGCAGAACATGAAATTCGACTTGCTGGTTATACCTTTGAATCAGAGCAGGTAACTGAGACATTAATCGAGGCGCATCACCAAGGAGTAGATGTTTCTGTGCTAGTTGAGCAGGCACCTGTTGGAGGGATGAGTAAGAAACAGGTATCACTGCTCGATAGACTTGAGAACGCAGGAATAGAAACCAAGGTAACGGGTGGAGAAGACAGTCGATACCAGTTCCATCATGCAAAGTATGCGATTATCGATGATACGGCATTGATTATGACAGAAAACTGGAAACCATCGGGGACAGGCGGAAAAGGAAGCCGTGGATGGGGTGTTTTGATTGAAGATCGATTGTTTGCACAACAATTGACTGAAGTGTTTACTGTCGATAGCCGGCACGAGGACGCAAGCCGATGGAGCTCTAAGAGAATCACAGTTGATCCAGTCGAAGAGTCGCAGGCAGATGGATCGTTTGATACTGAGTTTGTGCCACAGGCAGTGGATGTAGAAACAGCACAACTCGTTGTCGCACCATATGATGCTGATGAAGAGGTAGATAGACTATTAGCAACAGCTGATGAGTCGATCATGATTAAGCAGATGAGCATAGAAGACACAGACTTCCAGTGGCTTGACTCAGCAGTTACAGCAGCAAAGCGAGGGGTTGAGGTAGAGATTTTACTGAGTGAAGCTTGGTACGTACGAGAAGAAAACGAAGCACTGGTTGATCAGTTAACAAACAAAGCGGATCGGGATGACATTGACCTGACAATCACAACAGCGGATTCAGGAGACAACTTCAAAAAGATTCATACAAAAGGCGTGATCATCGATGAAAGACATGTCGTATTAGGAAGCATCAACTGGAATGAAAATTCAGTGCACAACAACCGAGAAATTGCCGTAATTCTGACCGGAGATGATGTGGCTGGGTATTATGCTGATGTGTTCAGTGCGGATATGCAGTCTGGATGGGGAAATTATCCGATTATGCTAATCGGAGCAACAGTACTGACTTGGTGCACTGTAATGGCTATATTAGCAAAACGACTCGAATGGATATGACTTTTAACTAGGCTGCTTACAGCGGGAGCGAGGCAAAGCCAACCTCTGAAGGAGTGGGTTTTCGCCTCGCACTGTCTATAACATCAGCTGGCTACAGTTCACATAGCGCTCGTTGTGCTACCAACCTGTTCGTCAATTTCAGCGTCAGCCATCTTTTCAACTAGCGCAGAAAGAACCTCGTCACGGCGGCCTTCAACAAACTTGACTGAGCCAACAACCAAGTGACCACCACCACTTATTCCAGCACCTGGTATTTCCTCATTCAGTTCAGCAACCATCGTTGGGATATCAAGACGCACACCGTCACTTCGAAGGACAGCAAAGTCAGGACCATATCCGATTGTGATGGCTGGGGTATCATTTTCTTTGACTTTCTGATCATGGATTGCACCAGTTGTCTTTCCGGGAGCTGGATATTCAAATCGGCGTGCATATTCATCGACATCGATCTGGTACAGGTCAATTCCATTTGGTAGTGTTTGGTGCTCGACGTGTGAGAGTGCTACATCAAGCTGCTCGTTGACTGCTTTTTGAGCCTGATCTGAAAGTAACGAAACAAGTTCTTGATGTTGTTTATCGTTACCAGAGAGGTTCAGAACATCCTCAATAAGATATCCACCATCGTTGTATCGGAGCCAGTGAGCCGCATAGTCCAGTGCTTCGCCGATATTTTCAAGAGTGGCTTTTTCGTATCCTGCATCAGCTGCCAACGAAAGATAATCATTCATTGTTTCTGCACTTGAGCGGTCTGCAAGGCCTGCAACAGCAGGAATGTGTTCGAGATTCTCCGTTAGAGATGGATCGATCATTCGAGCCAGCTCGACAGACATCATACCCGTCGTGACACGATAGTCTTCACCGTGGAGGTATGGATTCACGTGGGCTTCAAGAAGTGGATCAACAGCATCCGGATCTGGGTGGTGGTGATCAACAACGATAATAGGTACATCGTAGTGTCGAAGGGTTTCATATGCAGGGGTGTCTTCTTCAGTACTACCGTTGTCAAGCATCAGTAACAACGGAAGTTTTTGGCCATGTCGCTGTCGATCTTCAAGCGCATGCGATAGATCCCGTGTTGAATCTTCCATCTCGTAGAACGGAGCTTTGCTCGGGAGTCGTCGAAGGAGATGCTGGTGGGCATCTTCATCTAAATGGTATGAATTAATGAACGATCGGAGTGCCTGATAAACAGGAACACTTGCACACATCCCGTCACCGTCTGCATGATGGCGAATCCGAATTGGTCGTCCTTCTAAAACGCTACGACGGAGCATTTGTGCTACCTCTTGTAGATCGGAATAGATCTTATCAAGCGCATCCCAATCGATAAGCGGATCAACATCCGCTGGCTCTGCCGTCTCGGAAATCGCCGCATTGATGCGATCTGCAACGGCCGACTGTTTTTCATCACGGATTATGGTGAGGTCCGTCAGTTCAACCTGAAGGGATTCATCGCGGCGTTCTACCGTGCCGGTTGCCCGTACATACGCGTCAAGTTCAATCTCCGGGTAAGCCCGAACTCCGGGATCAACAAATGCAGTACACGGAATGATACCATTCCCATCGTTAACGTGGAAAATCGTCGGACCGTCTGTTTGTTTGATCTGTATGACTTGTCCTTGAAGGTGAACGGTCTCACCAACATAACCGGTAAGATCAGTTATTGAAGTAATATCAAAGTCGTGATAGACTTCTTCAATCCGGTGTTGTTGTGTCTCAACAGCAACCTCGTCAAGAGCAATGTCGCCGTTTTGCCGTTCTTCTTCGATTGCTACTACAATCTCGTCACCAACATCATAGTCATTTTCAAGATTTGAGGAATGGACCAGCCCCGAAACAGCATCGGAAAGATCAACAAATACACCGTAATCAACTACTCCATTAACCGTTCCAAGATACCATCGATCAAAGTCTAAGTCGTCCCGAGTGCAGTCGTCAGCAAGCCGATAAATAATATCAGTCTCATCATCCGCAGTTGTCATGATAGAAAAAGCTTTGCAGCCAGGATGTAAAACCGCTTTGCAATACTGTCCGCAGGGTGCTCAGAGAAATAGTTGATCCCACGGCATGCTGGAAAGGAGATATTCGGAATGTTTAGCTAGCTTAGGCCCCAACCATTGAGGCATGGGTTTGCTCGGATCATTATTTCGATCGAGTGAGGTTCTTGGGATTGCAGAGGAGACCCTACAGTTTGGACTCCGAGCGAGCGAACAAACACATCCAAATGAGTATATGGGGTTACTTCGAGGGACGGAGGCAAAGAAGTTAGGACTTGACCGGACAGGCCAAGTAATTACAGATATTCTGGTAATTCCAGGAACAAAATCAGGGAACACGAGTGCAACATTGAAGACGAACAAAGTTCCAAATGATCGGAAATCAGTTGGATCAATCCACTCACATCCAAGTGGGGTGTTAACCCCAAGCTCTCAAGATTTGCAGACATTTACACGGGGGGAAGTGCACATTATTGTTGGATCTCCGTATCAGAGACACAGCTGGCAGGCCTATGATGCGTCTGGAAAACGAATCAATCTCGATGTGATTGATGTAGAGCTACCCGACAGCGAGGAATTTTTCCATTTTGACGAGAGTGATTTGGATATTGACGATGCAGGTGAACAATGACTACGGTACTGGCACAGGGAACATTTGACATTCTACATCCTGGACATCTTCATTATCTTCGTGAAGCAGCGGCAGAGGGCAATGAACTACACGTGGTGGTTGCCAGATCAACCAATGTAACACATAAACAACCCCCAATATTATCTGGTTCACAGCGTCGGGAGATGGTTGGCGCACTCGAGATGGTCGATGAGGCACATCTCGGGCACCCAGAAGATCCACTGCAGATGGTCGAGAAAGTCAATCCAGATATAATTGTTTTAGGGCATGATCAACACCACAATGTCGACAGGATTGAACAGGGGGTAAAACGACGCGGATTTGATTGTGAAGTAAAACGTGCGTCACCACGGGATCCGACCGACGATGAGATTCTTTCGAGCCGAAAGATCATCCAACAAATTCTCGACGAACGGAGGAAGTGAAAAATTCCCGTCTAAATAAGTATTGGCTTATATAAGGTCGTTTTCAGCAAGTCGTTCAACAGCTCCTCGTAATCGAGGTTTGCTATTGGCGTATGAGATTCGTGCGTATCCAGGAGTTCCAAACGCATTGCCGGGAACAGTTGCAACGTGAGCTGTCTCAATTGCATTTTCACACCACGCTTGATCGTCCTCTGCGACAGGGAGCATCATATAGAATGCGCCATCTGGGACAGAGACAGACACGCCGTGATCCTCGAACAGATCGACAAGGAAGTCGCGACGTTCTTCGAATGCAGCAACCATTTCTTCAACAACCTCGTCTGTATTCTCAAGTGCTTCAATACCAGCGCGTTGGACAAAGTTGGTCGCACATGAAACAGAATGTGACTGCAGTTTTCCAGCTTGGTCAATAAGATCTTGTGGAGCCGCAAAGTAGCCAAGTCGCCATCCGGTCATTGCGTAGGTCTTTGAGAACCCGTTGACAGTGATTGTTCGGTCTTCCATTCCATCGAACGTCCCTAGGCTGGTTGGCTCAGCATCGTAGCAGACAGTGTCATAAATCTCATCACTGATGACAGCGATGTCATGCTCAACAGCTAAGTCACGGACACCGGCCAGAGCAGCATCAGAGAACACAGCTCCGGATGGATTTGACGGCGAGTTAACGATCAACAATTCTGTATCATCTGAGACGACCTCTTCAAGATCATCCAGTGCTGGCTCAAGTTGGAAATCATGCGAAGAAAGATCAACCCGAGCAAGATCACCGCCAGCAATCTTGACCATAGCCTCGTAGGATACCCATGCGGGGTCAAGTAGTACTACTTCGTCTCCTGGGTTCACAATGGTTTGAACAACTTCAAAAAGAGCCTGTTTACCGCCAGGAGTTACCATAATCTGATCTGGATCATATGAAAGTCCATCAGAAGCGAGTTTATCGGCGATTGCAGACCGGAGCTCCGGAATACCACTTGACTGTGTATATCCAGTATGTCCGTTGTCTAGAGCCTCCTTACCAGCTTCAACAATGTTGTCTGGCGTGTCAAAATCAGGCTCGCCAACGCTAAGGTCAATAACGTCTGCTCCTTCTGCTTCTAACTGTGATGCTAGGTCGCTAATAGCAAGTGTTGCACTTGGTTCGACACGTTCAACGCGTTCTGAGAATTTCATATACTATTTACTATCAATAGGAGGGATTTACCCGTTGCGCTCTTCGTTTTGTATCTCTCGTAGTTCGCGAACAAATTGTGCTGCATCCTCAATTGTTCGTTCTCCTATGGAGATTCGCTCACGAGCCTCCGCTCCCGACATTCCAGGACCGGTAATACCTAATAGCACGGGAGTGTCTCGATCAAGGCTCACTTCTGTAAGCGACTGTGTTGTTGCAGTTCCGATTACTTGATCGTGATCAGTATCTCCCGTTACAATTGCTCCAAGGACAGCTACAGCGTCAATATCGTCTCGTCGAGCAAGTCGATCAGCAGCGAGTGGTGAGTCGTATGCCCCAGGAACATGTATTATTTCAGCAACTTCTACATTGTGTTGTTCTGCAGCATCGATTGCTTGTTGTTCCATTGACTCAGTCACAGACCGATTAAACTGGGCAACAATTAGTCCAAGGCGAATCATATGTTGTGCTTGCACTGAAGCATGCTTAGTACTACTGCCTTTGGCCGAAGCCTTTTGCTGGTCCTGCCCTAATGTGATGTATGTCGGCTATTGCCCCGATGCTCATTGAAACATTAGGTATCGTAGGACTATTGCTACTGTTGTTGTTTGTTGTGACGATTTACAGCGCGGTTGAAATTGTCGATGCATACGAAAAACGTGCACTGACAGTATTTGGTGAGTATCGGAAGTTGTTGGAACCGGGGTTCAACTTCATACCACCGTTTGTTTCCAACACATATCGGTTCGATATGCGAACACAGACACTTGATGTTCCACGGCAAGAAGCAATCACACGGGACAACTCACCAGTAACGGCTGATGCAGTAGTCTATATTAAGGTAATGGACGCAAAGAAGGCATTCCTTGAAGTTGACAACTACAAAGAAGCCGTCTCAAATCTAGCGCAGACAACGCTACGTGCTGTTCTTGGTGACATGGAGCTTGATGATACACTGAACAAGCGCCAAGAAATCAATGCTAAGATACGTGAAGAGCTTGATGAGCCAACTGACGAGTGGGGGATCCGAGTCGAGTCCGTTGAAGTACGTGAGGTAAATCCATCAAAGGATGTCCAGCAAGCGATGGAGCAGCAGACATCTGCAGAGCGGAAACGTCGTGCAATGATTCTCGAAGCACAAGGAGAGCGACGAAGTGAAATTGAGCGTGCTGAAGGTGAGAAACAGTCGAACATCATTCGTGCGCAAGGTGAGAAACAGAGCCAAATTCTCGAAGCACAGGGAGACGCAATTTCAACCGTGCTTGGTGCACGGGCTGCTGAGTCTATGGGTGAGCGTGCGGTAATCGACAAAGGAATGGAAACACTTGAAGGGATTGGCCAAGGAGACTCGACGACATTTATCGTGCCACAAGAGCTTTCATCATTGGTCGGCCGATACGGAAAGCATTTGTCAGGATCTGATGTCAAAGAGCAAGACGGGACACTTGACAGCTTGAACTTTGATTCTGAAACACGCGAACTACTCGGGCTCGACGATATCGAGGAAATAATTTCACAAATTGACGAGGAGACTGAAATGGATCTTGAGCAGATGGAGCAGGAAGCACAGGCTATAAAGGAAGGCGCAGCTGGTGCAGACCTCAAAGATCCAGACGAAGTGATAGAAGAGATGGAAGGGGAACCACCAGGCGTTGAGACCGAGACAGAATAATGTTGGATCTCTGAAGACAGCAAAAAACAAACGTATTCTCGAACCACAGAGGAATATCTTTATTGTTGGAAATCGTATAAACTATTGTGTATAGATGACCAGTCGCGATGTTGACGAAGATAAGCGAACAACGCTTCGGCGGTTTGCTGCGCTGGGAGCAACACTTCCGGTCGCTGGAATTGGAAGTT
This portion of the Salinarchaeum sp. IM2453 genome encodes:
- a CDS encoding phospholipase D-like domain-containing protein, with protein sequence MAWRVCLYFLLGMIIIIGCPVVSGDQQERSSGADISADQQVHPELTKLYPNPPTHGNEGEYIAITFTGPQNVSGWELHDDGRQVAELPAITVSGTVAFSHDPDTAAEFTDYPVYPLSGWLQLAVQGDGLSLKTDGGTTFDSVKYDHAPEESRYEREGSEWSWVPVEQPDFTFPDIQPASAEAFVLPDSPDRIMTALRAAEHEIRLAGYTFESEQVTETLIEAHHQGVDVSVLVEQAPVGGMSKKQVSLLDRLENAGIETKVTGGEDSRYQFHHAKYAIIDDTALIMTENWKPSGTGGKGSRGWGVLIEDRLFAQQLTEVFTVDSRHEDASRWSSKRITVDPVEESQADGSFDTEFVPQAVDVETAQLVVAPYDADEEVDRLLATADESIMIKQMSIEDTDFQWLDSAVTAAKRGVEVEILLSEAWYVREENEALVDQLTNKADRDDIDLTITTADSGDNFKKIHTKGVIIDERHVVLGSINWNENSVHNNREIAVILTGDDVAGYYADVFSADMQSGWGNYPIMLIGATVLTWCTVMAILAKRLEWI
- a CDS encoding DHH family phosphoesterase; amino-acid sequence: MTTADDETDIIYRLADDCTRDDLDFDRWYLGTVNGVVDYGVFVDLSDAVSGLVHSSNLENDYDVGDEIVVAIEEERQNGDIALDEVAVETQQHRIEEVYHDFDITSITDLTGYVGETVHLQGQVIQIKQTDGPTIFHVNDGNGIIPCTAFVDPGVRAYPEIELDAYVRATGTVERRDESLQVELTDLTIIRDEKQSAVADRINAAISETAEPADVDPLIDWDALDKIYSDLQEVAQMLRRSVLEGRPIRIRHHADGDGMCASVPVYQALRSFINSYHLDEDAHQHLLRRLPSKAPFYEMEDSTRDLSHALEDRQRHGQKLPLLLMLDNGSTEEDTPAYETLRHYDVPIIVVDHHHPDPDAVDPLLEAHVNPYLHGEDYRVTTGMMSVELARMIDPSLTENLEHIPAVAGLADRSSAETMNDYLSLAADAGYEKATLENIGEALDYAAHWLRYNDGGYLIEDVLNLSGNDKQHQELVSLLSDQAQKAVNEQLDVALSHVEHQTLPNGIDLYQIDVDEYARRFEYPAPGKTTGAIHDQKVKENDTPAITIGYGPDFAVLRSDGVRLDIPTMVAELNEEIPGAGISGGGHLVVGSVKFVEGRRDEVLSALVEKMADAEIDEQVGSTTSAM
- a CDS encoding Mov34/MPN/PAD-1 family protein — protein: MGLLGSLFRSSEVLGIAEETLQFGLRASEQTHPNEYMGLLRGTEAKKLGLDRTGQVITDILVIPGTKSGNTSATLKTNKVPNDRKSVGSIHSHPSGVLTPSSQDLQTFTRGEVHIIVGSPYQRHSWQAYDASGKRINLDVIDVELPDSEEFFHFDESDLDIDDAGEQ
- a CDS encoding adenylyltransferase/cytidyltransferase family protein; the encoded protein is MTTVLAQGTFDILHPGHLHYLREAAAEGNELHVVVARSTNVTHKQPPILSGSQRREMVGALEMVDEAHLGHPEDPLQMVEKVNPDIIVLGHDQHHNVDRIEQGVKRRGFDCEVKRASPRDPTDDEILSSRKIIQQILDERRK
- a CDS encoding pyridoxal phosphate-dependent aminotransferase, with the translated sequence MKFSERVERVEPSATLAISDLASQLEAEGADVIDLSVGEPDFDTPDNIVEAGKEALDNGHTGYTQSSGIPELRSAIADKLASDGLSYDPDQIMVTPGGKQALFEVVQTIVNPGDEVVLLDPAWVSYEAMVKIAGGDLARVDLSSHDFQLEPALDDLEEVVSDDTELLIVNSPSNPSGAVFSDAALAGVRDLAVEHDIAVISDEIYDTVCYDAEPTSLGTFDGMEDRTITVNGFSKTYAMTGWRLGYFAAPQDLIDQAGKLQSHSVSCATNFVQRAGIEALENTDEVVEEMVAAFEERRDFLVDLFEDHGVSVSVPDGAFYMMLPVAEDDQAWCENAIETAHVATVPGNAFGTPGYARISYANSKPRLRGAVERLAENDLI
- the ribH gene encoding 6,7-dimethyl-8-ribityllumazine synthase — encoded protein: MIRLGLIVAQFNRSVTESMEQQAIDAAEQHNVEVAEIIHVPGAYDSPLAADRLARRDDIDAVAVLGAIVTGDTDHDQVIGTATTQSLTEVSLDRDTPVLLGITGPGMSGAEARERISIGERTIEDAAQFVRELREIQNEERNG
- a CDS encoding SPFH domain-containing protein gives rise to the protein MSAIAPMLIETLGIVGLLLLLLFVVTIYSAVEIVDAYEKRALTVFGEYRKLLEPGFNFIPPFVSNTYRFDMRTQTLDVPRQEAITRDNSPVTADAVVYIKVMDAKKAFLEVDNYKEAVSNLAQTTLRAVLGDMELDDTLNKRQEINAKIREELDEPTDEWGIRVESVEVREVNPSKDVQQAMEQQTSAERKRRAMILEAQGERRSEIERAEGEKQSNIIRAQGEKQSQILEAQGDAISTVLGARAAESMGERAVIDKGMETLEGIGQGDSTTFIVPQELSSLVGRYGKHLSGSDVKEQDGTLDSLNFDSETRELLGLDDIEEIISQIDEETEMDLEQMEQEAQAIKEGAAGADLKDPDEVIEEMEGEPPGVETETE